AGATGaccatcggtgatgatttccccctccggtagggtgccggaatagggtcccgattggtttttgatggctacagaggcttgcagcggcagaactcctgatctaggttctgttctggagctTTGGGGATTTATAAGAGGCGTTGGCGTGGGGAACAAGTCAGGAGGGCCCACGAGGagaccacaaggatggagggcacgccctaggggggtgggcgccctccacccttgtggatgcctcgtggctcttctccaatatctttttgttccagtattttttatattttccaaaaataatctctgtcaattttcaggtcaattggactccatttgatattccttttctgcgaaactcataaacaaggaaaaacaaaaactagcactgggttctaggttaataggttagtcccaaaaatcatataaaatagcatataaatgcatataaaacatccaaaacagataatataatagcatggaacaatcaaaaattatagatacgttgaagacgtatcagctaCTGTTCAGGAAGCTACCTCAATGGCCCAACTCATCCACCATTTTCGCTCCATTTCAGGTCAAACACCAAACTGGACCAAATATGCCATAATGTTTAGTTCTCATGTTAGTTTAGCTGTCATTCAGGAGTTAAAGTAGATTTTCCCTGTTCCTAATATTGACAACAATTTTCCCACCTTGGTCATCCATTATTCTCCCGGCTAATAATAGAACTGCAGCTTATAATTTTGTTCTGGATAAATTTGTAAACAAGTTGCCTACTTACAAGGCCAACATGCTCTCTCATGCGGCTAGGCTTGAACCGATTCAGTATGTTTTCTCTGCTATTCCTGTGTACTATATGACCAATATCTTGTTTTCTAAGAAATTTTTAGCCAAACTCATTGCTATTATTAGAAATTTTTGGTGGACAGGTGTTAGGGACAATATTTCTAGCAGGAGTCTTTGTCTTAGGGCTTGGAAggatatttgtaactcaaagcaagaAGGTGGACTTGGTGTTAGAAATTTGCAGGTTATTAATGAAGGCCTGATCATCGCGGCTGCTTGACGCCTGGCAAAAGCCCCTTTTCCCCATCTTCATCTTGTTCTCAAGTCCAAGTATTTTTCTGATGCTTCCATCTGGACTGCTAGTTCTACCACTCCAAAGTCAGCCTTTTGGTCTTCCATCCTTAGGATGATGCCTAAGCTCAAAGCTCATTCATTTTACCAGTTGACACAAGGTAATGTTTCTATTTGGAGTACCCCTTGGTGCCCTCTTTGGACTTCTGTttatgatcagctcatcattcagcctcATGGATATGTTTACCCTTCTCTGGTTAAGGATCTTTGGCTACTTGATCACAAACTTTGGAATGTTAATCTCATCAACAATCTCTTCCAGCAGCCTTTAGCTTCTACTATTATTCAAACTGATATTATTCATGAGGACTGTCCAGATATTTTTTGTTGGGATCTAACTCCTAATGGTCTCTTTACTTCAAAATCTACTTACAAACTTTGTCTGCAGATATTCATGCCAACCAGAGACATACTCCTTCACAAGTTCCTTTGCAGGTGAAAAATCTTTTCAAAATGATTTGGAAGCAAAATATGATGATTCCAAGGGTCCAAACATTCGCTTGGAGACTCCTCCGGAAAGCTCTGCCTACATGTTTGAGGACTAGTCGTTTCTCTATTCACATTTTTCAATTTTGCAGTATATGTGGCCAGTAAGAAGATGGAATGCACATGTTCTTCTTTTGTAATTTTGCGAGAGTTGCTTGGTTTTCTCACCCGTGGTTCATTAGAACATATGTGTTAGTTCAGAGTTTTTCCAGTATGGATAGCATTATCCTTGCTTTGCTAAATATGAATCATCCTCATGCTTCTGTCCCCAATATCCTCAATTTTATGTGGTGTCTTTGAAAAGCTAGGAACGACAATCTTTTTGACAGGAAAAAGGTTTTCCCTTACCATGTCCATATTGCTGCTACTGCTCTTTATAATGATGCAAATGATCTTGTCCAACATACTCATTTACAGCCTCAAAATCCTACCCCTACCTGTACCTCAATTCCTACTAATCACATGCCTTTGGAGGGAAGAACAATAAGTCTGACCTTCTAGTAGCAGGGACAAAAGTATATTTTGATGCAGCTTTCCAGTGCAAAAAAATCCCAGGTTTACCACAAGGTGCTGCTACTACTGGTATTGGTCTTTACCTCTCCTTGCCGCAGGATCAGATGAAAGTTAATGTATAGATTCAAGCCTCTGCTAATATCACAAGTTCTCCTTTGCAAGCTAAAGCTTTGACCCTTCTTTTAGCAGCTCAAGTGGCCAAAAGGCTATGCATTTCTCAGCCCACTTTCCTTATTGAAAATCTATCTTCGGAGTCATGGGCGGCTAGCTGAAAGATTAAGGAATCTACTACTCCATGGACTAGAAAAGTTCTGGCTGATTTCTTTTGCTACTTCTCAGATCTTCAATCCCAGGTGTTTCACATCTCTAGGGAGATCAATGGTGTTGCTCACAATGTAGCTCACCAGGTTCTAAGATCAGTGGTAGAACCTGACATATGTTGTTTCGCTTCAGCTCATCGAAATATGACTTGCCCTGTAGTTTGTCTTCTCTCTAATTTCTAATTTCAGGGCTTTGTAATTCATGTTGTGCGTTGTTACTGAGCTGAAATGAAAAGGTTTGGTGCCTCGTGCGCCTTCTGTTGTTAAAAAAAGTTGAGGTTAAGGCCGAAAGTTTGCAGAGAGAAGCCCATGGCTGCAGAATGCAAACTGAACAAGAGTCCAGGAATTACCTATTGCGTTGTGTTTCTTCTTTGAGAACTTTTACATACTCGCATAGCCATTGAAGCGAACTCCCACCGTTCACTCGTCCATCATGAACGAACGCCGTACTCACCTCAAAGGTTCAAACCACAAGAAAAAACAAAACCACGTATACAAGACTGCCAAGTGCAAATATGTCATATGCCTTACCGGTAATAATATCTACCAAACACTTATAGACTGTCTCAGCCTCTCAGGACAAGACACGTGCATTGCGTTGCCCTTCCCTGTGATGCATCCATGTTCCCGCTTTTCCTCAATCACAAAATGAAGCTGGTACTGTCCAATAAATGATGTAGATGTAAAAATAACTAACTTTTGCATTTTTAAGGCTTTAAAATCCATTTTCAACAGATGATGTAGATGTAAAAAATATTACATCCCTGAAggagatgtaaaatacaacactcGAGATGCAAATATACACCTCCGTCCACAGGAAAGGCAAAATGGTTGGTCGCGCGTCAATCGCCAAACGCTGTTTTACTTTCTTTCCCcaacctcatcttcttcctctcgtctTCCCGTCGCATTACCGCcgcgcccgcccgcccgccgcACCACGCCAGATCCGCCCACTCCACCACCCCCACCGCCAGTTTCGCCGCGTTTCGCCCTCCGCCAGAAGCCACGAATCAGTCGTTTTTCCGCCGCCCTGCGGTCGCCGCCCGATTCGTCGTCGCTGTCGTGTCTGCCATCGCCACAGCCAGCACCCGACCGCCAAGCACCCGCATAGCCACCACTGCACAGTCGCCCCGCCCGCATCCTCGCGAATCGGCCGTATTTGCCGTTCCACCACTGCCTCCCGGTTCTCGCCGCCACCATGTTCGCCGTCGCTGCAGCCAGCACTCGACCGCCAAGCACCACCCCGCCCGTAGGCCTGCAAATCAGCCGTATTTCGTTCGTCGTCGCCTAGTTCGTCCACCACCACCCGCCGACGCCATGCTGTCGAAGAAGCTCCCAAAGAGCAAGACGGGGTTCTTCGGCGTGCGGGTGAATCCGTCCGGCCACTTCGGCGTCGAATTCACCAACATCGACCGTCACTTATGGATCGACACGTACCCCATGGCTGACAAGGCCGCTCGTGCCTACGACGTGGCAGTGTGGCGTGCTGGGAGGCCGAAGACGGACCCGAACTTCCCAGAGATCGAGACTTGGGCAGATGCGGAGTTTCTCGTGCCAGAGGGCATTCAGATGGAGAAGATaccgaagaagaagacaaagaagagGCCGGCCATTATCGTTGGTCTCGGCGATAgcgacgaggcggcgatggcgAGGTTCCCGCGGGAGCATCCGGAGTATGTCCAGGCCGACCAGGAGTTCTTTTGGAAGTGCGACGCCgagcagaaggaggaggaggaggtgaagaaGGAGGACGAGGCCGACCCCTCGACGGTGATCCGCGTCAAGTCGTCGTCGGAGGACGACAAGGGGTTCAAGGGGGGCTCCGATAAGGACGACTACAGGATGCCCTAGGACGATGAGTACTTTGGATTAGTTATATTAGTCATTTAATTATGTTTAAACTATGCATGAATTATGGTTGAACTATGTATTAATAAAGTAGTGGTTCAAGTTTCTAGTTTTTACCTCCCTACtttgcatcatctattggagttgctcttttatATCTCCAatatacatcatctgttggagttgcCTCAGTTTCCAAGACGTAAAATGCACTTTTTAAAGATGTAAAATTTTACATCTCCTGTTTTAGATCTCCAAATTAAGATGTAGATGAAAAATACCTAACTTTTGCATCTCCGAGGACCAAAAACACCTCTCCAACAGACGGTGTAGATGCAAAAAAAATTACATCTCCGCGAGGCTACAACACCTCGcgatgcaaatttgcatctccaACTACAGGAGATGTAAAAAGAGCAGCCGCACGCCAAACGCCTGTCATTTCAGTTCTCCTCCCCATCTTCATCCtcccgccacccaccgccgccccacCGCTCGGCCGCCGCCCAAATCAGTGCGCCGCCGCGGATCCACCTTCGCCTCCCCGTCCGCCTCCGATTCCACCTAGTTTCGACCGCCACCCGCCATCGTACGGCCCGAATCGGCCCGCCGCCGCTCCACTCCGCCCTGACCCCGCCGGGCTGCCCCGCTCCGCCCAAGCTCCACCCCGACCCCTTCCCCTCCAGCTCGACACTGCCGCCTCCGCCCCGACCATATCGCCTCTGCACCAGCTCTGTCGCGCACTACCTCGATCCCACCGCCTCCGCTCCGACACCGCCTCTATCACGTCGTCTCCGCAGCGCCCCACACCGTCGCTGCACCGCACCGccctgccccgccccgccccgccccatcGTCGCCATGCCGTCGAGGAAGACCTCGAGGGGCAAAACGAGGGTTCTTCTATGTGAGGCCGAAGCCCTCCGGCAACTTCGGGGTGGAGTTCAGCGACGCCGGCCGCCGCTTTTGGCTAGGCACCTACCCCACCGTCCACGAGGCCGCGCGTGCCTATGACGTGGCGGTGTGGCGTGCCGGGAGACCGAAGAAGGACCTCAACTTCCCAGAGATCGAGACCAAGTCGGATGCGGAGTTGCTCGTGCCGAGGGGCATTCGCATGGAGGAGATCACAAcaaagaagacgacgacgaagaagaggCCCGCCATGTCGTCAGTCCCGACGACAgcgacgaggcggcgatggcgAGGTTCGCGCGTGAGCATCCGGGGTGTGTGCAGGCCGAGCAAGAGTTCTTCTCGAAGCACGTCgtcgaggggaaggaggaggacgagACCGCCCCCTTGACGGTGATCCCCATCGAGTcctcggaggaggaggacgagggttGTGACGACCCGTACAAGGATGAGTTCTGGGAGCAGTTCAAGAGCTCCGATGACAAGTAGTTTTATCTTCGGTGTAGTTCAAGTAGTAGTAGTTCGAACTAGTAGTAGTTGAGTTTGCTGTGCTTTTTATTAATTAGaattatgtttaattatgtttgaAATGAAATAATAGTTGAATTTGCTACGTTTGAAGTATAGGTTTCAAATGAAAGTAATTGAAGTATAGTTTTACATCTTCATTTGCAACTTCTATTGGAGTTGCTTTTTTACATCTCCAATATACATCTTCTGTTAGAGTTGACACCTTTGGAGATGCAAAAGACACTTTTCGaagatgtaaatttttacatctcCAAATTTGCATCTTCTGTCGGAGATGCTCTTACAGagaaagtagcagcagcagcggcacggCCCACCTGACCAACGACCCGCCTGCAGTTCACTGCCCTTTGCTCCGGCAAGCCTGCCTCAGGGGCATGGGCGGGTCTGAGAGCCCGCCGCCGACGATCTGATCAAAGAAGAACTTGTTCGCCGCCTCGGTGAAGTGGACGCCGTCCCAGCTCACTCTCCTGGCCGGGTCGTCGCAGGATTTTCCCAGCACCACCCACTTCCCCTTCACCAGCACCTTCCCGCCACAACCAACCTTCGGGTCGAAGTTGTACGGGCCAGCGTCGTGCCCGCAGCAGGTGAGCAGAGGGTCGTCGAAGCCTGCAGACCAGAACGCCCAGCCTCAGATTTCTCCAGGACACTACGTACGCAAGCAGCAGCTACACGTATGCATTGTTCATCCAGCCATCGGCCATGGCGCATTACCTAGCTTGCTGGCTTGGCTGATCAGCTTGTACTTCGCGGCGTAGACATCGACGTAGGTGAACGCGGCGTCAGGGTAGGTTTTCCGAAGATGAGCCACTGTTTCCTTGAGCCTCTGGTTGAAGAGTTGCGCGACCTTGTTGTAGGTGACAGAGCAGCCAACATTGTCCTTGACCGCGGCGATGTCGGGCCGGCGAATGAGGGCGTAAGGCAGGCAGCCGATAGGCCCCGTGCTGTGGATCCAGAAGTTCCTTCCACCGAGCACATGCACGCTCTGCAGATCAATTCTTCAGTCAGTCAGTTGTCGAGCCAGCCTACTAGCTTGGTCATGTGATGGTGATCTTCATAAGACGTACCTGGATTATTGAGGTGAGCCTCTCCATGAGCTCAGGAATGAACGCTACGACTTGTTCACTCGTCATGTTCGCGAAGTAGCCCGCGGTGATGTCGTTTTGGCCGATGTCGAAGGTGTACAGCGCCTGGGAGAAGTACTCGGCCTTTGGCAGGAGCTCCCTGTAGATGCCACCTACATACATGGGAGTAAGATAAACAGAATGGATCTTCAGTTCTGTGTACTAAGACTTCGTACTAAGATAGGCCAAATTTGGTCTAGTTGTTACCACCTTTGTTGTTGTAAACGAACTGGCTTCTGTTGATGAACTGTTCGAATTCCCAGGACTGCACGTCCAAGGAGATGGGGCTGAACCCGGAGAGGAACAGGGATGTGTTCTGTCGGCTGATTGTCGAGCCGGCTGTCGCGAAATTGGCCCCCTGCGAGAAGTTGCTCCCTATTGAGTTGAGGTACGCACTTAGGTAAGGTATTCCCAGGTTTTCAGCTGCAGCATCAGCGGAAAAAAGATAAAGTAGATCATTAGCACATTGCAATGTGGCAATAGATTGTGATGAGTTCTAATTTCTGTTTCTACCCGTCCACTGAGCATTTCGCTTTTCTCAGCTAGCCTAAAAATAGCACCAAACACTGGCATGTTTTGCCTCCAACATTTCTTGTTTCTAGTGTCCTGGTTCTGAATTCTTTCAGACCAGTTTTGGCAACAAATAGCTCGATTTAGCCTTTTTGCTGAAAAATAGTCGTGCCATCGTCTTCCTAAAGCAACTTGTAGTGCAGGATCAAGCTAGTGGCCCATTGCCCTCCACTAAGAATATATTTAAAGCAAAGCATCCACACATGCTCTGACACTGCAGCAAAAATCTCTCCCGCCAATAATTAATGTACGGCGTCTCTTTATATAATACGATCACGCTGCTCACGTTTGTTCGTCGTTCCATTTTTCTAGCCACCTATCCAACCACCTCAAGCTTTCCTGACACTTAAGACCAGCCAAATTATTTATTTTTTCATACGACCTGTACTGGCCGGGTTCCACTATCAGAAGATAACGGAACATAAGTGATCTAGGTCTTACTTAGGAAAGAAGAATGCAAGGTCTCTAACTAGCCAACTAGGTGTCACCTAATGCTAACGCCAGCAGAAAGTAAAAATGAAGTGTTGCAGGATTATTAGTCTTGCACACTAGCCTTGTTTCTTGAGAAGCACAACAGCCCTCTTGGAATTACTTCTGAGTTATTTTGTTTGTTTGATTAAACAATATGAAAAACGTAAAATTCTAAGAGGTTTGAGTTGATGATAACTTTCTAGTATGAAATAGAGTGTAAATGGATCCTCGGGGAAAATTCCGACCTACGAATCTGGAAAACACGCATCGAAAAGATTTCAGTTCTGCCAAATTCTCTGGAACTGTCGTTAACCAAAGGAACAATTATTAAATCAAAGAGGCATTAACCTAACGTTTCTTTCTGTCCCTCTCAAATCAGCATCCCATTGTCAGTGTTAGattgtatttacatgtgtatattgtaacgttgtataccacctcattatatatatatatgataggccacccctagagggttgtgtcggttcccccaaagcctattgtcttacatggtatcacgctaggttacgtccgtttccgcctaaaaaccctaccatggctccgacaagatccacaccgccaatggagcaggtatgcacatctctcatattggtcaagcatcacttctcactagacatgccaataggagtcttcaacttcgcaatgttcttcgagttccatctgtgacacgtaatcttctttcagttcctaaactcactcgtgataataatgtgctttgtgaatttcatccttttgatctttttattaaggatcggggcacgagggacattcttcttagtgggcggctttgccaaggtctctatcgtctggagcatcctggcgtcgctcgcgtcttcagtggagttcgggtatctccgtcacagtggcatgctcgtcttggtcacccggccacacctattgtccggcatgttttgcgtcgtcataagcttcctagtgtgtctagtaataaagatgtagcagtgtgtgatgcttgtcagcaggggaagagtcatcaacttcctttttcggagtccagtcgtgaggtgaaacatcctttagaacttgtgttttcagatgtatggggtcctgctcagacttctgttagtggtcataattattatatcagttttgttgatgcttacagccgctttacctggctttatcttatcaaacgtaaatctgatgtgtttgacatttttgttcagttccaaaaacatgttgaacgccttctcaagcacaaaattgttcatgttcagtcggactggggtggcgagtatcgcaacctcaactccttct
The window above is part of the Triticum aestivum cultivar Chinese Spring chromosome 2A, IWGSC CS RefSeq v2.1, whole genome shotgun sequence genome. Proteins encoded here:
- the LOC123188148 gene encoding GDSL esterase/lipase ACHE, coding for MTSGASGRTATAGTAALLPLLFLLLQVSAGAGAGADCHFPAVFNFGDSNSDTGGLSAAFGAAPPPNGRTFFGMPAGRYCDGRLVIDFIAENLGIPYLSAYLNSIGSNFSQGANFATAGSTISRQNTSLFLSGFSPISLDVQSWEFEQFINRSQFVYNNKGGIYRELLPKAEYFSQALYTFDIGQNDITAGYFANMTSEQVVAFIPELMERLTSIIQSVHVLGGRNFWIHSTGPIGCLPYALIRRPDIAAVKDNVGCSVTYNKVAQLFNQRLKETVAHLRKTYPDAAFTYVDVYAAKYKLISQASKLGFDDPLLTCCGHDAGPYNFDPKVGCGGKVLVKGKWVVLGKSCDDPARRVSWDGVHFTEAANKFFFDQIVGGGLSDPPMPLRQACRSKGQ